In the genome of bacterium, the window TTTCTAATATGTCTGAACGTGCCGCTCTAATTTTGAAGGAAGATATGGAAGTGTTACCCCCCTTAAAGGTTGAAGATATTGAACTGGCTCAGGTTAAAATTTTAAAAGTGGCTAAAGACTTAATTAAGGAAGGTAAATTAATTTTAACCGAAGTGGTTGAAGAGGATTAATAAAATATGAGTTTACAAAAGTTTGAAAATACAAGCTTTGCAACATCCTCCAAAAAGGGTTCGCGATTATTAGCAAGTACTGATTACCAAGGCTTAAATTTATCAGGTCTCGTGGTAACTAAAGAAGAAAAGAAGCCTACTGTTGATGAACTGGTAAATGAAAAATTAAAGACTGAAAAACAAAAAATGGCCGCTGATGCAGAAAAGATGACAGCACTTGCAAGTCAACTAAGTATGGCTCTTTCTAGCTTTAATACTGAGAGCCTAGAATATTTTAATAAAGTTAAGAAAGAAGCTACTACTATGGCCATTGAAGTGGCCCGTAAACTTATTGGTGAAGAATTAAAAACAAACCCTGCCTTAGTGGAAGGGAGTATTAATGCTTTGTTGGATGAGGTGAGTGCTTCTCAGAAAAAGGCATTAGAAATAAATTCCGCTGATTGGGCATTTTTATCAGAAGCAAAGCCGGATGTGGTAACGGCCTTAAA includes:
- a CDS encoding flagellar assembly protein FliH — its product is MSLQKFENTSFATSSKKGSRLLASTDYQGLNLSGLVVTKEEKKPTVDELVNEKLKTEKQKMAADAEKMTALASQLSMALSSFNTESLEYFNKVKKEATTMAIEVARKLIGEELKTNPALVEGSINALLDEVSASQKKALEINSADWAFLSEAKPDVVTALKSVEALEIRTLDTIPSGVVRLVMENQVLETGAVKKIDHLWQELLGKGYVKE